AGGAAGACGTACCCGGCCAGACCCTCGCCGTGCCGCATCCGTCCGGACCCGCGCGCCTTGGCGGGGGTCCGGACGGATGACTTGGCCGGCGGAGTCGGGTTCGGCGCCGTGGTCAACGCCACGAGCCAACTCCTCTCCGAACGTGTGGGCCGGACCAGTCAGGCGATCGCGGACTTGCAGATCTCCAGGAAGGCGGCCGCGGCCTGCGCCGGGGTCTGCCGTCCGTACTGGACCTCCTCGGCGGCCTTGATCAGCTCGGCCCGGATCTTGCTGTGCCCCTTGAGCGGCACCTGCGGTGACGGGCCGAACTTGGCCCCGAGCTCGTTCTCGACCTGGATCGACAGCTTCATCGCCGGGTCGGTGACGGACTCGCTCACCGTCTTGCGGACGTCCATGTTGGACGGCAGGCCCCGGTCGGTACCGAGGATCTTGCCGGCCTCCGGGTCGTTGGCCAGGAAGTTGATGACGTCCACCGCGGCGTCGGCGTTCTTGGTCTTCTGGAACACCGAGAAGTACATCGAGGCCCGGGCCCACTGCGCGCTCGGGTCACCGGGGTACGCGACGACGCCCAGCTCGTCCTTGGTGTTCTTCTTCAGCTCCGGCAGCTGGTTGGCCCAGACGAAGGAGGTGCCCGCCTTGCCGGTGACCACGAGCTGCTTGGTGATGTCGGTGGCGTTGCCCTCGTGGATCACGTCCGGGGTCGGGGTGGCCCCCTGCGCCCGGGCGCCCTTCCACAGCTCGAACCACTTGGTCACGTCGTCGGCGGTGAAGCCGAGTTCCTTGTCCTTGTAGAGGTCCTTGCCCTGCTGGCGCAGCCAGACCCAGAATGCCTTGTAGTCCGCGCTCGGGTCCATGGTGCCGGGGACCTTGGCGGTCCTGCTGACGTTCGCGGCCCAGGCGATGAACGCCTCCCAGGTCATCCCCGTCGTCGGCTCCGGCAGGCTGTGCTTCTGCAGCAGCGACTTGTTGTAGACCAGGCCCTGGGTGTTCTCGCCGAACGCGACGCCGGAGAGCTTGCCGTCGACCACGCCGTACTGCCAGAGGCTCTCCGGGAACTTGGAGACGTCCAGCTTGCCGTCGTCCTTGTACTTGTTCAGGTCGAGCGTGGTCTTCCTGGACGCGTACTCGGTCAGGTAGTTGTCGTCGATCTGGAAGATGTCCGGCGCGTCACCGCCGGCGGTCAGCGTGGCGAGCTTGTCGAAGTAGCCCTGGTTGGCCTGCCAGGTCTTCTTGAAGGTCACGTTGGGGTGCTTGCTGGTGTAGAGGGCGAGGGCCTCCTCGGTGAGCTTGGCCCGCGCCTCACCGCCCCACCAGAAGATCGACAGTTCGACCTTGGCGTTGGGGTCGGCACTCTCCTCCTCGCCGCCGCCGCAGGCAGCGGCGCCGAGGAGCAGGGGGACAGCCACCGCTGCGGCGGTGAGACGGCGGAGCAGGCTGCGCCGCTGGAGAGTACGGTGGCCACGCGCGGCAGGCGCGTTTGCCGTCGGGGATGTGGCGGGGTGCATTGCGCTCACTCCTTGGCGTTAGGAGGCGACAACTTCGGGGGTGGCCGCGGTCGCGTCGCCCGGATCCGCATGGCCGTGCGAACCCGGGTCAGCGGAGGATGCCGCGCCCGGGCGGTCGGCTGGTGCCGCCGTTCCGGGCCGGTCGGCCGGGGCCGCCGGACCGACGCCCGTCGAGTCGCGGATGACCAATTCGGTCTGGAGCGTTACCTGTGCGGTGGTACGACGGTCGTCGGTTGTAGTGGTTCTTCCGCCGCCGCGCCCTGCGCGTGCGAAGAAGGAACCGTCGTGTTGCAGGAGCATGTCGACGGCCGTCCGGCCGGCGGCCGCGGTTGGCGTGGCCACCGTCGTCAATTTGGGTCGGGTGAGTCGGCTCAGCGCGATGTCGTCGATGCCGACGACACTGACGTCCTGGGGCACCCGTAGCCCGAGCGTGTCCAGCCCTTCGATCAGGCCGATCGCCATCAGGTCGTTGTAGGCGAGCACTGCGGTGGCGCCACTGCGGCGTACCTGTTCCGCCATGGCGATGCCGCCGCCCTCGGTGGGCGGGTTCGGGCCGAGCACGGTCAGGGCCGCGTCGGCGGTCCGGGCCGCGGCCGTCGCCGACCGGCGGATCTCGCGGTTGGTCCAGGAGCCGCGGGGCCCGCCCAGCAGGGCCAGCTCCCGGTGCCCGAGCCCGGTCAGGTGTTCGACCGCGAGCCGGGCACCCTGGCCGACGTCCATCACCACCGCCGGCAGGCCGGTGACCTGACGGTTGATCACCACCAGCGGCACCTCGCGGCTGAGCTGCTCGATCAGGCTGTTGCTCATTCGCGGGCTGCACAGCAGTACGCCGTCGACCTGCTTGGCCAGGGCGTGCACCAGGTCTTCCTCGGCCGCCGGGTCCTCGTTCGTGTCGGCGATGAAGATGTGGTAGTCCCGTTGCCGGGCCTGGCTCTCCGCCGCCTTGATCAGCGGCGGGAAGAACGGGTTGGCGATGTCGGCGATGATCAGGCCGATGTTGTGGGTGCGTCCGGTGATGAGTGCCCGGGCCGCCCGGTTGGGGCGGTAGCCGAGGTCCTCGGCGCAGGCCAGCACCCGGTTCCGGGTCTCCGGGTTCACCAGGTGTGGGGCCGAGAACGTGCGGGACACAGTGGAGATGTGCACACCGGAGGCTCGCGCGACGTCTCGAATTGTGGCTGGCACGCGAGTCCCTTCTGCGGTCGCCGGTGTGTGTCTGCCGTCACTTGGTTGGCCAATTAATGCAAACGGTTGCTCAGGTGTCAACGGGCCTCGGTTACGGGTTTGTTGCGGTGCGCAGCCATGGGAGCCCTTCCATAGTTGCAAATGCGGATAAAGTGCGCAGGATTGCTACAAGTCGTTGACGTCCGGCTGGCGCACATGGTTACTTCTCCTGCAAACCTTTGCAGCCAACGGAGGCGAGCTGGGATGTCGGGAACACCTGGAAGGCAACGCTTCGCTCTGGTCGGTACGGGCGCGCGGGCGGAGATGTTCGTCCGGGCGCTGGTCCTGG
The nucleotide sequence above comes from Plantactinospora soyae. Encoded proteins:
- a CDS encoding ABC transporter substrate-binding protein; translated protein: MHPATSPTANAPAARGHRTLQRRSLLRRLTAAAVAVPLLLGAAACGGGEEESADPNAKVELSIFWWGGEARAKLTEEALALYTSKHPNVTFKKTWQANQGYFDKLATLTAGGDAPDIFQIDDNYLTEYASRKTTLDLNKYKDDGKLDVSKFPESLWQYGVVDGKLSGVAFGENTQGLVYNKSLLQKHSLPEPTTGMTWEAFIAWAANVSRTAKVPGTMDPSADYKAFWVWLRQQGKDLYKDKELGFTADDVTKWFELWKGARAQGATPTPDVIHEGNATDITKQLVVTGKAGTSFVWANQLPELKKNTKDELGVVAYPGDPSAQWARASMYFSVFQKTKNADAAVDVINFLANDPEAGKILGTDRGLPSNMDVRKTVSESVTDPAMKLSIQVENELGAKFGPSPQVPLKGHSKIRAELIKAAEEVQYGRQTPAQAAAAFLEICKSAIA
- a CDS encoding LacI family DNA-binding transcriptional regulator, with protein sequence MPATIRDVARASGVHISTVSRTFSAPHLVNPETRNRVLACAEDLGYRPNRAARALITGRTHNIGLIIADIANPFFPPLIKAAESQARQRDYHIFIADTNEDPAAEEDLVHALAKQVDGVLLCSPRMSNSLIEQLSREVPLVVINRQVTGLPAVVMDVGQGARLAVEHLTGLGHRELALLGGPRGSWTNREIRRSATAAARTADAALTVLGPNPPTEGGGIAMAEQVRRSGATAVLAYNDLMAIGLIEGLDTLGLRVPQDVSVVGIDDIALSRLTRPKLTTVATPTAAAGRTAVDMLLQHDGSFFARAGRGGGRTTTTDDRRTTAQVTLQTELVIRDSTGVGPAAPADRPGTAAPADRPGAASSADPGSHGHADPGDATAATPEVVAS